The proteins below are encoded in one region of Flavobacterium nackdongense:
- a CDS encoding SixA phosphatase family protein, translating into MKNLILMRHAKSSWDAPVQDFDRTLEHRGIEDAHSVARYSLNYLPSSFVIYSSSAKRARETALIFAKTILYPAESIVFSDNLYTFDAYKLEKVIKSIRNNIDNVIIFGHNDAITNFVNKFGNIFIDNVPTAGFVWIQFEAESWDTIANGKTIKTLFPKNLK; encoded by the coding sequence ATGAAAAACCTAATTCTCATGCGACACGCAAAATCCTCTTGGGATGCTCCTGTTCAAGATTTCGATAGAACTTTAGAACACAGAGGGATAGAAGATGCACATTCAGTCGCTCGGTATAGTTTAAATTATTTGCCTTCATCTTTCGTAATATATTCGAGTTCAGCAAAACGGGCACGCGAAACCGCACTAATTTTTGCAAAGACTATTTTATATCCCGCAGAAAGTATCGTTTTTAGTGACAATCTTTATACTTTTGATGCATATAAATTAGAAAAGGTTATCAAATCAATTCGTAATAATATCGATAATGTTATTATTTTTGGGCATAACGATGCCATTACAAATTTTGTCAATAAATTTGGAAACATTTTCATCGATAATGTCCCCACTGCAGGATTCGTTTGGATTCAATTTGAAGCTGAAAGTTGGGATACCATCGCAAATGGCAAAACAATAAAAACACTATTCCCCAAAAATTTAAAATAA
- the ppk1 gene encoding polyphosphate kinase 1 yields the protein MHKYRYIEREKSWLSFNARVLQEAADDAVPLLERLRFLGIFSNNLDEFFRVRFAAIRRLSLSGISGKNHFGGISAHQLLKEITEIVIKQQSESLKILHTIEAKLETENIFIIDENHISDEQELFLKDFFIQKISPELITIILNDLAEFPVLKDSVGYLAVKLVMKKNAEVHYALIEIPNTINRFVVLPSIDEKQYVILLDDVIRQHLGSIFNIFDYETISAHMIKITRDAQLEMDSDLSKSMLEKIASSVKDRRIGEPVRFIYDELIERDTLKFILDKMHIIASDSIIPGGKYHNRRDYMKFPNLGRFDLLYKTNSPLPVPGLNLEGSILEKISKKDYLIHAPYQSFSYLTKFLREAALDPKVASIKITLYRLAKNSQIISSLINAAKNGKKVTVQIELQARFDEASNISYSEQMQTEGIHLIFGIKGLKVHSKVCVIERIEDDAIKRYGFISTGNFNEQTAKIYTDVTLLTSHQQILKDASKIFEFFEINYRLFRYKHLIVSPHYTRSRFNKMIDREIFHASNGKEAYIKLKMNSLSDFELIDKLYEASNAGVKIQLEVRGICSLIPGVPGMSENIEAISIVDNYLEHSRIYIFGNAGDPEVYISSADFMTRNLDARVEVTCPIYDEKIKKELIEIFDIGWKGNVKARIHSEKLDNKYRARKGYEPVFRAQFETYNYHQDKVEVSNSNV from the coding sequence GTGCATAAATATAGATATATTGAAAGAGAAAAAAGTTGGTTGAGCTTCAACGCGAGAGTACTTCAGGAGGCTGCTGATGATGCAGTGCCGCTACTGGAGAGACTCCGTTTTTTAGGAATTTTTTCTAATAATTTGGATGAGTTTTTTAGAGTTCGTTTTGCTGCCATCCGTCGATTGAGTTTGTCTGGCATATCCGGAAAAAATCATTTTGGTGGAATTTCGGCTCATCAATTGTTGAAAGAAATTACCGAAATTGTTATCAAACAGCAATCCGAAAGTTTAAAAATTCTGCATACCATCGAAGCCAAGCTAGAAACTGAAAATATTTTTATTATAGACGAAAATCATATTTCAGATGAGCAGGAATTATTTTTGAAAGACTTTTTTATTCAAAAAATTAGCCCTGAATTGATTACCATAATCTTGAATGATTTGGCAGAATTTCCCGTTTTAAAGGATTCTGTCGGGTATTTGGCAGTGAAATTAGTGATGAAAAAAAATGCGGAGGTGCATTATGCTTTAATCGAAATTCCAAATACCATCAACCGATTTGTTGTACTGCCTTCAATTGACGAAAAACAATATGTGATTTTGTTGGATGATGTGATACGACAACATTTGGGCAGTATTTTCAATATTTTTGACTATGAGACCATCTCCGCTCACATGATCAAAATTACTCGGGATGCACAATTAGAAATGGATAGCGATTTGAGTAAAAGTATGCTCGAAAAAATTGCTTCTAGCGTAAAAGACAGAAGAATAGGGGAACCTGTTCGTTTTATTTATGATGAATTAATCGAAAGAGACACATTGAAATTTATTTTGGATAAAATGCATATTATCGCTTCCGATAGTATAATTCCGGGAGGAAAATACCACAATAGACGTGATTATATGAAGTTTCCAAATCTGGGAAGGTTCGATTTATTGTATAAAACAAATAGCCCTTTGCCTGTGCCGGGACTCAACCTGGAGGGCAGTATTTTAGAAAAAATCAGTAAAAAAGATTATTTAATTCACGCACCTTATCAGTCGTTTTCATACCTCACCAAGTTTTTGCGCGAAGCAGCTTTAGATCCAAAAGTAGCTTCTATAAAAATTACCTTATATCGATTGGCCAAAAATTCGCAAATTATTAGTTCTCTAATTAATGCAGCCAAAAATGGGAAGAAGGTAACCGTCCAAATCGAATTACAAGCGCGTTTCGATGAAGCTTCGAATATTTCCTATTCTGAACAAATGCAAACTGAGGGTATTCATCTTATTTTTGGAATAAAAGGGCTTAAAGTGCATTCTAAAGTCTGCGTTATCGAAAGAATCGAAGACGATGCTATCAAGCGCTATGGCTTTATTTCAACGGGGAATTTCAACGAACAAACAGCTAAAATTTATACCGATGTCACGCTCCTGACAAGTCATCAGCAAATATTGAAAGACGCATCTAAAATATTTGAATTTTTTGAAATTAATTATCGTTTGTTTCGTTACAAACATTTGATTGTTTCGCCTCATTACACTAGATCTCGTTTCAATAAAATGATTGATCGTGAAATTTTTCATGCATCGAATGGTAAAGAAGCTTATATAAAGTTAAAAATGAATAGTTTATCCGACTTTGAACTCATTGATAAATTATACGAAGCCAGCAATGCAGGAGTAAAAATTCAACTCGAAGTGAGAGGCATTTGTTCCCTGATTCCGGGCGTTCCTGGTATGAGTGAAAATATCGAAGCCATCAGTATTGTCGATAATTATCTCGAACATTCCAGAATATATATCTTCGGAAATGCTGGTGATCCAGAAGTGTACATTTCTTCGGCCGATTTTATGACCCGAAATCTCGATGCTAGAGTCGAAGTTACTTGTCCGATTTATGATGAAAAAATTAAAAAGGAATTGATAGAAATATTTGATATCGGCTGGAAAGGAAATGTAAAAGCTCGCATTCATTCAGAGAAATTAGATAACAAATATCGCGCTCGAAAAGGCTACGAACCTGTTTTTAGAGCCCAATTTGAAACTTATAATTACCATCAAGATAAAGTAGAAGTTAGTAACTCCAATGTTTAA
- a CDS encoding Ppx/GppA phosphatase family protein, whose protein sequence is MLNPTAIKPIQQESLNIKKYAAIDIGSNAMRLLITYIVEQEGKESQFNKNSLVRVPIRLGQDSFTVGEISEENIDRMIDAMKAFRLLMKVHKVEKYKALATSAMREAYNGQEVVEIIKEKAGIDIEIIDGKKEAIIIASTDLHHLLKSDKTYLYVDVGGGSTEFSLFSNSKIVVSKSFKAGTVRFLNKMVCDVVWQEMEKWIKANTQEYEDVILIGSGGNINKLFKMSGKLQDKPMSYIYLNSQYAYLNSLTYEQRISELGLNPDRSDVIIPATQIYLNAMKWSGARNIYVPKIGLSDGIVKAMYYGKI, encoded by the coding sequence ATGCTGAACCCAACTGCGATTAAACCCATTCAACAGGAAAGTCTCAATATCAAAAAATATGCGGCCATCGATATTGGGTCGAATGCCATGCGTTTATTGATTACTTATATTGTCGAACAAGAAGGCAAAGAATCGCAATTCAATAAAAACTCCTTGGTTCGTGTGCCTATTCGTTTGGGACAAGATTCCTTTACGGTGGGCGAAATTTCAGAGGAAAACATCGATAGAATGATCGATGCCATGAAAGCATTTCGCCTTTTGATGAAAGTGCATAAAGTTGAAAAATACAAAGCATTGGCAACCTCGGCTATGCGTGAAGCATATAATGGACAGGAAGTTGTCGAAATTATCAAAGAAAAAGCAGGAATCGATATCGAAATTATTGATGGTAAAAAAGAGGCAATTATTATCGCATCAACGGATTTGCATCATCTTTTAAAATCAGACAAAACCTATTTGTATGTAGATGTTGGTGGAGGTAGCACCGAATTTTCTTTGTTTTCTAATAGCAAAATTGTCGTTTCTAAATCATTCAAAGCAGGAACAGTTCGGTTTCTGAATAAAATGGTTTGTGATGTTGTTTGGCAAGAAATGGAAAAATGGATCAAAGCAAATACTCAAGAGTATGAAGATGTAATTCTAATTGGTTCAGGTGGAAATATCAATAAATTATTCAAAATGTCGGGTAAATTGCAAGACAAACCCATGTCTTATATTTATTTGAACTCGCAATATGCCTATTTGAATTCTCTTACTTATGAGCAAAGGATCTCAGAGCTAGGTTTGAATCCCGACCGTTCCGACGTAATTATCCCTGCAACACAAATCTATCTTAACGCGATGAAATGGAGTGGAGCTAGAAACATTTATGTGCCAAAAATTGGACTTTCCGATGGAATTGTAAAAGCAATGTATTACGGAAAGATTTAA
- a CDS encoding DNA polymerase III subunit gamma/tau, giving the protein MQNTKVTEPKVEVIPSDVIVPAETTNSQQRTSDNELVKQTSNLTEGPKFSALSLSSIRAKRELLESTKGIVKEEVHLPTEPFNETDMLLQWSKYAQRLGDKGHKIMESLLLISDPKLEGTTITHELPNDSTKIEFESEKLELLGYLRGKLHNHDITIDVVVNEKVENKFAFTPLDKYNRLNEINPNLELLKRTFDLDI; this is encoded by the coding sequence TTGCAGAATACAAAAGTTACAGAACCTAAAGTTGAAGTTATTCCTTCTGATGTAATTGTACCAGCAGAAACGACAAATTCCCAACAGCGAACTAGCGATAACGAACTGGTGAAGCAAACCAGCAACCTTACCGAAGGACCGAAATTTTCAGCACTATCCCTTTCTAGTATCCGAGCCAAAAGAGAATTACTAGAAAGCACTAAAGGAATTGTAAAAGAAGAAGTTCATCTTCCTACGGAGCCTTTTAACGAAACCGATATGCTCCTACAATGGAGCAAATATGCGCAACGTTTGGGCGATAAAGGACACAAAATTATGGAATCGCTTTTATTAATCAGTGATCCAAAATTAGAAGGCACGACGATAACCCACGAACTGCCCAACGACAGTACGAAGATTGAATTTGAATCGGAAAAACTGGAACTTTTAGGATATCTTCGAGGCAAATTGCACAATCACGACATTACCATTGATGTTGTGGTTAATGAAAAAGTGGAGAATAAATTTGCTTTTACACCTTTGGATAAATACAACCGATTGAATGAAATAAATCCTAATTTGGAATTATTGAAAAGGACTTTCGATTTGGATATTTAA
- the dnaX gene encoding DNA polymerase III subunit gamma/tau, which produces MEQFVVSARKYRPQTFNDVVGQKAITSTLLHAIESNHLASALLFTGPRGVGKTTCARILARKINQPGYDDPNEDFAFNVFELDAASNNSVDDIRNLIDQVRIPPQTGQYKVYIIDEVHMLSSAAFNAFLKTLEEPPKHAIFILATTEKHKIIPTILSRCQIFDFKRITVKDAKEHLAEVAFSQGVNYEDDALHIIAQKADGAMRDALSIFDRVVSYCGSNLTRQAVTENLNVLDYETYINVTDLILENKIPELLVAFNDILSKGFDAHHFVSGLASHFRDLLVSKTPSTLSLLEVGEQAQKLYGIQCQKASQDFLLKGIEIANDCDLKYKLSQNQRLLVELCLMQLASITFDGEKKKLSNI; this is translated from the coding sequence ATGGAACAATTTGTAGTGTCGGCTCGTAAATACCGTCCACAAACATTTAATGATGTTGTGGGACAAAAAGCCATTACTAGTACTTTGTTACACGCTATAGAGAGCAATCACTTGGCTTCTGCCCTATTGTTTACTGGTCCTCGTGGCGTTGGAAAAACCACTTGTGCTAGAATTCTTGCTCGTAAAATCAACCAACCAGGTTATGATGATCCGAATGAAGATTTTGCCTTCAATGTTTTCGAATTGGATGCGGCTTCGAACAATTCAGTAGATGATATTAGGAATTTGATTGACCAAGTTCGGATTCCACCGCAAACCGGACAATATAAGGTGTATATTATTGACGAGGTGCATATGTTGTCTTCGGCAGCTTTTAATGCTTTCTTGAAAACATTAGAAGAACCACCAAAACACGCCATTTTCATCTTGGCTACGACCGAAAAACACAAAATAATTCCAACGATTCTTTCTCGTTGCCAGATATTTGATTTTAAAAGAATCACCGTAAAAGACGCCAAAGAACATCTTGCCGAAGTCGCTTTTAGCCAAGGCGTGAATTATGAAGACGATGCTTTGCACATTATTGCCCAAAAAGCAGATGGTGCGATGCGTGATGCTTTGTCTATTTTTGACCGAGTGGTTTCCTATTGTGGTAGCAATTTGACCCGACAAGCTGTTACTGAAAATCTGAACGTTTTGGACTATGAAACGTACATCAACGTGACCGATTTAATTTTGGAAAACAAAATTCCAGAATTATTAGTCGCTTTTAACGATATTCTCTCCAAAGGATTTGATGCACATCATTTTGTTTCTGGATTGGCTTCGCATTTCAGAGATTTATTGGTTTCGAAAACGCCTTCTACTTTATCCTTGTTGGAAGTGGGAGAACAAGCCCAAAAATTATATGGCATACAATGTCAAAAAGCGTCGCAGGATTTCTTATTGAAAGGAATTGAAATTGCCAACGACTGCGATTTGAAATACAAACTGAGTCAAAACCAACGACTATTAGTTGAACTTTGCTTGATGCAACTGGCCTCCATCACCTTCGATGGAGAAAAAAAAAAGTTGAGCAATATATAA
- a CDS encoding cupin-like domain-containing protein, translated as MKLNLVEIPRVKTISKEDFFNNYVKKQKPLVIEQLTTDWPAYQKWNLEYIKQVAGDKTVPLYDDRPVSHKDGFNEAHAKMKMSDYIDLLQETPTNYRIFLYNLMQEVSVLQNDFKWPKIGLRLVKQLPMLFFGGENSKVFMHFDIDYSNILHFHFHGKKQCILFPPSETPYLYKVPHSLISREDIDFDNPDFEKWPALQKAKGMICNLKHGEMLYMPEGYWHYMKYLTPGFSMSLRAFPRKINNLGKAAFNVFVMRHYDVVMRKWKGQEWIDYKNNQAIINTNKKL; from the coding sequence ATGAAATTGAATCTTGTTGAAATTCCTCGGGTAAAAACCATTTCGAAAGAGGATTTTTTTAATAATTATGTAAAAAAACAAAAACCACTAGTCATTGAGCAGCTAACAACCGATTGGCCTGCGTATCAAAAATGGAATTTAGAATACATAAAGCAAGTAGCTGGTGATAAAACGGTGCCATTATATGATGATAGACCTGTTTCTCATAAAGATGGTTTTAATGAGGCTCATGCCAAGATGAAAATGAGCGATTACATCGATTTGCTGCAAGAGACACCAACCAATTATCGTATTTTTTTATACAATTTAATGCAGGAGGTATCGGTACTTCAAAACGATTTCAAATGGCCTAAAATTGGACTTCGATTAGTAAAACAATTGCCAATGTTGTTTTTTGGAGGCGAAAATTCGAAAGTTTTTATGCATTTTGATATTGATTACTCCAACATTCTTCATTTTCATTTTCACGGAAAAAAGCAATGTATTTTATTCCCACCCTCAGAAACTCCCTACCTATATAAGGTACCCCATTCTTTAATTTCAAGGGAAGATATCGATTTTGACAATCCTGATTTCGAAAAGTGGCCTGCCTTACAAAAAGCAAAAGGTATGATTTGCAATTTGAAACACGGCGAAATGCTTTATATGCCAGAAGGATATTGGCATTATATGAAGTATCTAACGCCTGGTTTTTCAATGAGTTTGAGAGCTTTTCCTAGAAAAATCAATAATCTTGGCAAAGCGGCATTCAATGTATTTGTAATGAGACATTACGATGTTGTGATGCGCAAATGGAAAGGTCAAGAGTGGATTGATTATAAAAACAATCAAGCGATAATCAACACCAATAAAAAATTGTAA
- a CDS encoding cation:dicarboxylate symporter family transporter yields MKNTNSNAVKSNNKSLFSKLVQNLTFWVLIAIIVGILLGHFFPAAGVQMEIIGKTFVDLIKLFIAPIIFLTIVLGISGMGDLKKVGRIGAKALLYFEIVSTLALAIGIAVAYFFEPGKIDKTGLPIQDASKYTQGASKDFSWMQFFLSNLTLQVLLVAIIVGVALNFYKHREKTIVVLERFSKVVFLGLKYVMYLAPIGAFGGMAYTIGKFGLATLIPLGKLMISVYATMFLFVFIVLGGILRYYKIKIMDLLKYIREELLLVLGTSSSESALPSIMLKLEKMGCSKSVVGLVIPTGYSFNLDGTSIYLSMSVIFLAQLYDVQLSFFEILVIIGLLMITSKGAAGVTGSGFIVLASTLTAIHKIPVEGLAFLLGVDKFMSEARAITNLIGNTVATIVIAKSENDFADPILDTNLEEF; encoded by the coding sequence ATGAAAAACACCAATTCCAACGCAGTCAAGAGCAACAATAAAAGTTTATTTTCTAAACTAGTACAGAATCTTACGTTTTGGGTTTTGATTGCTATCATTGTAGGGATTTTGCTAGGTCATTTTTTCCCTGCCGCTGGTGTTCAGATGGAAATTATTGGCAAAACCTTCGTCGATTTGATTAAGCTTTTTATTGCGCCAATCATATTTCTTACGATTGTTTTAGGTATTTCAGGAATGGGTGATTTAAAGAAAGTCGGGCGAATTGGCGCCAAAGCTTTACTGTATTTCGAAATAGTTTCTACTTTGGCACTTGCTATTGGAATTGCAGTTGCCTATTTTTTTGAACCTGGAAAAATTGATAAAACGGGCTTGCCTATTCAAGATGCCAGCAAATATACTCAAGGCGCATCGAAGGATTTTTCGTGGATGCAATTCTTTCTTTCTAACCTAACTTTGCAGGTTTTATTAGTGGCAATTATTGTGGGTGTCGCACTCAATTTTTACAAGCACCGAGAAAAAACGATTGTAGTTTTAGAGCGATTTTCAAAAGTGGTTTTTTTAGGGCTAAAATATGTTATGTATCTCGCTCCAATTGGTGCCTTTGGCGGAATGGCTTATACTATTGGGAAGTTTGGTTTAGCAACCTTGATCCCATTAGGGAAACTGATGATTTCTGTTTACGCAACTATGTTTTTGTTTGTTTTTATTGTTCTAGGTGGAATTCTCCGCTACTACAAAATAAAAATAATGGATTTGTTGAAGTACATCAGAGAAGAGTTACTGTTGGTTTTGGGAACCTCTTCATCCGAATCGGCCTTGCCATCCATTATGCTAAAGTTGGAAAAAATGGGTTGCAGTAAATCGGTAGTAGGCTTGGTGATTCCTACCGGCTATTCGTTCAATTTAGATGGGACTTCTATTTATTTGTCGATGTCCGTTATTTTCTTGGCGCAATTATACGATGTACAGCTTAGCTTTTTCGAAATTCTAGTCATCATCGGATTATTGATGATTACCTCGAAGGGCGCTGCAGGAGTTACAGGAAGTGGATTTATTGTTTTAGCTTCTACCTTAACTGCCATTCACAAAATTCCAGTCGAAGGTTTGGCTTTTTTGCTGGGCGTGGATAAATTTATGAGCGAAGCAAGAGCCATTACAAATCTTATCGGAAATACTGTGGCTACAATTGTAATTGCCAAAAGCGAAAATGATTTTGCCGATCCCATTTTAGATACTAACCTAGAAGAATTTTAA
- a CDS encoding RsmD family RNA methyltransferase, producing MRIISGKYKGRRIFPPKGLPVRPTTDMSKEALFNVLNNHFNFEGLKILDLFAGTGNISFEFASRGSTPITSVDADFGCVKFIKQVAAEYDFNIAATKSDVFTFLERNKATYDIVFADPPYGLDQKTFEKVVLTVFEKNILHGDGMMIIEHSKYTKLDHLIHFSFKKSYGGSIFSFFELEKVDDIEITDFDEL from the coding sequence GTGAGAATCATTTCAGGTAAATATAAAGGAAGACGTATTTTTCCGCCCAAAGGACTTCCCGTTCGCCCCACAACCGATATGAGTAAGGAAGCATTATTCAATGTTTTGAACAATCATTTCAATTTCGAAGGCTTGAAAATACTGGATTTATTCGCGGGAACCGGAAATATCAGTTTCGAATTTGCGTCACGTGGCAGCACACCAATCACTTCAGTCGATGCTGATTTTGGTTGTGTAAAATTCATCAAGCAAGTCGCAGCCGAATATGACTTCAACATCGCCGCCACCAAAAGCGATGTGTTTACTTTTTTAGAAAGAAACAAAGCCACTTACGACATTGTTTTTGCAGATCCTCCTTATGGTTTGGACCAAAAAACCTTTGAAAAAGTAGTTTTAACGGTTTTCGAAAAAAACATTTTACATGGAGATGGTATGATGATTATCGAACATTCCAAATACACCAAACTCGACCATTTAATTCATTTCTCCTTCAAGAAAAGTTATGGTGGTTCGATTTTTAGCTTTTTCGAATTAGAAAAAGTGGATGATATTGAAATTACCGATTTTGATGAATTGTAG
- a CDS encoding DUF3822 family protein gives MSITTTITDKKYKKLSLQVSLTGLSFCVFDTLHNQVLSVNEIHFDTFHKATKIEELFGDAFRENPELKDSYDEILVIHNNNLSTFVPEPLFDENFLGSYLQYNTKVFETDFFAFDEIPNYQMNAVYIPYVNINNFFIDQFGSFNYKHANSILVNKLLEVSRNNDDKKMIVNFNPGHFEIIVLQNQNLLLFNSFDYQTPEDFLYYLLFTAEQMNMNPENFKLELLGTIAEEDDFYQLAYKYIRNVSLFDVTNQQKNNPFTTAQNRKHFILFQS, from the coding sequence ATGTCCATTACTACTACCATTACCGATAAAAAATACAAAAAACTCTCACTTCAAGTTTCCTTGACCGGGCTTTCGTTTTGTGTTTTTGATACATTACATAACCAAGTGCTTTCCGTGAATGAAATCCATTTTGATACTTTTCATAAAGCGACCAAAATCGAAGAATTGTTCGGAGATGCTTTTCGAGAAAACCCTGAATTGAAGGATTCATATGACGAAATATTGGTCATTCACAACAACAATCTTTCGACCTTTGTACCGGAACCACTTTTTGATGAGAACTTCTTAGGAAGCTATTTGCAATACAATACCAAAGTTTTCGAAACTGATTTTTTTGCTTTCGATGAAATACCAAATTACCAAATGAACGCGGTTTACATACCGTATGTGAATATCAATAATTTTTTTATTGACCAATTTGGTTCCTTCAATTACAAACACGCCAATAGTATTTTAGTCAACAAACTTTTAGAAGTTTCCAGAAATAATGATGACAAAAAGATGATTGTCAATTTTAATCCAGGGCATTTTGAAATTATAGTTCTTCAAAACCAAAATTTATTGTTGTTCAATTCTTTTGATTATCAAACGCCGGAAGATTTTCTGTATTATTTGCTTTTCACTGCCGAACAAATGAATATGAATCCCGAGAATTTCAAATTGGAACTATTGGGAACGATTGCCGAAGAAGACGATTTTTATCAATTGGCTTACAAATACATTCGAAATGTGTCTTTGTTTGACGTAACGAATCAGCAAAAAAACAATCCCTTTACCACTGCCCAAAATCGGAAACATTTTATACTATTCCAATCGTGA
- a CDS encoding ATP-dependent DNA helicase translates to MNSSLFYSLLQKKFPFTPTYKQDIFFQKIAIFLTEKDNNTIFVLKGYAGTGKTTVISTIVNNLLEINKKYVLLAPTGRAAKVIANYSNKSAFTIHKKIYFPKKSSGGGVSFTLQQNKHTNTIFIVDEASMISDTNSDSKLYENGSLLDDLISYVYSGTNCKMILLGDTAQLPPVNLDVSPALDIQTLGLNYYKEVEHIELDEVMRQEENSGILYNATELRELLKDSFIDEFKFDLKKFKDIVRLTDGYDIQDAINSAYSNYSIEDTAFIVRSNKRANQYNEQIRSKILDKESELSTGDFLMVVKNNYFWLKDSDEAGFIANGDIIEVLEIFNIKELYSFKFANVKIRMVDYPNQKPFETVLLLDTIKSESPSLTYEESNRLYQEVLKDYEGEPKFKQFQKVKANEYFNGLQVKFSYAITCHKSQGGQWNTVFVEQPYLPDGINRDYIRWLYTAMTRAKNKLYLIGFKDDSFVD, encoded by the coding sequence ATGAATTCCTCCCTTTTTTATAGTCTTTTACAGAAAAAATTCCCTTTTACACCCACTTATAAACAGGATATTTTTTTTCAAAAAATCGCTATTTTCTTGACTGAAAAAGACAACAACACGATTTTCGTCTTGAAAGGATATGCCGGAACAGGAAAAACGACCGTGATTTCGACCATAGTCAATAATTTATTAGAGATTAATAAGAAATATGTTTTGCTGGCGCCAACAGGTCGTGCGGCCAAGGTAATTGCCAATTATTCGAATAAATCTGCTTTTACGATTCATAAGAAAATCTATTTTCCCAAGAAATCTTCAGGTGGTGGCGTTTCATTTACTTTGCAGCAAAATAAGCACACCAACACCATATTTATCGTTGATGAAGCTTCAATGATTTCGGACACGAATTCGGATTCTAAATTGTATGAAAACGGTTCTTTGCTTGATGATTTGATTTCCTATGTCTATTCAGGAACCAATTGCAAAATGATTCTTTTGGGAGATACGGCCCAATTGCCACCTGTGAATTTGGATGTTAGTCCGGCTTTGGACATTCAAACTTTGGGTTTAAATTACTACAAAGAAGTCGAACATATCGAACTAGACGAGGTAATGCGTCAGGAAGAAAATTCCGGAATCTTATATAATGCCACGGAGCTTCGTGAACTATTGAAAGATTCCTTTATCGATGAATTCAAATTTGACCTCAAGAAATTCAAAGATATTGTTCGTTTGACCGATGGTTATGACATTCAGGACGCGATCAATTCGGCTTACAGCAATTACAGTATTGAGGACACGGCTTTTATCGTTCGGTCGAATAAACGAGCCAATCAATACAATGAGCAAATTCGTTCGAAAATTCTCGATAAAGAAAGTGAATTGTCGACTGGTGATTTTTTGATGGTCGTGAAAAACAATTATTTCTGGCTCAAAGACTCCGACGAAGCCGGTTTTATTGCCAATGGTGACATCATCGAAGTGCTTGAAATTTTCAATATTAAGGAATTATACAGTTTCAAGTTTGCTAATGTCAAAATAAGAATGGTCGATTATCCCAACCAAAAACCATTCGAAACAGTCTTGTTATTAGACACCATAAAAAGTGAATCGCCGTCCTTAACGTACGAAGAATCGAACCGATTGTATCAGGAAGTTTTGAAGGATTACGAAGGCGAACCTAAGTTCAAGCAATTTCAAAAAGTGAAAGCCAACGAATATTTCAATGGATTGCAAGTCAAGTTTTCCTATGCCATTACTTGCCATAAATCGCAAGGAGGGCAGTGGAATACGGTTTTTGTCGAGCAACCCTATTTGCCAGACGGCATCAATAGAGACTACATTCGGTGGTTGTACACCGCTATGACTAGAGCCAAAAATAAATTGTATTTGATAGGATTTAAGGACGATAGTTTTGTGGATTGA